One region of Variovorax sp. J2L1-78 genomic DNA includes:
- the glmU gene encoding bifunctional UDP-N-acetylglucosamine diphosphorylase/glucosamine-1-phosphate N-acetyltransferase GlmU, whose amino-acid sequence MNQAQTEKPATAIDVVVMAAGKGTRMRSVRPKVLHRLGGRALVARVLDTAARLGARHVVVVTGHGADAVEAAIDAEFAGMAPRFARQMPQLGTGHAVQQAVPALPDDGTVLVLSGDVPLIGEPALRALVAASGGERLALLTIEFEDPTGYGRVLRDAPTGQVLAIVEQKDATEAQRAVREVYSGVMAVPARQLKTWLARLDNRNAQAEYYLTDIVGFATTDGVPVVAHRIDDPVQVAGVNSPAQLAALERALQQRQAEALMADGVRLADPARFDLRGTLACGMDVEIDVNCVFEGAVVLGDGVRIGANCVIANARIEAGAVIHPFTHIDGEKAGATVGPDARVGPFARLRPGARLGAEVHIGNFVEVKNSTLADGAKANHLAYLGDATVGARVNYGAGSITANYDGANKHRTVIEDDVHVGSNCVLVAPVTIGAGGTVGGGSVVSKSTAPGALTVARARQTSFPNWPRPQKKQG is encoded by the coding sequence ATGAACCAGGCGCAAACCGAGAAACCCGCAACGGCGATCGACGTCGTGGTAATGGCCGCAGGCAAGGGCACGCGCATGAGGAGCGTGCGCCCGAAGGTGCTGCATCGCCTGGGCGGCCGGGCGCTGGTGGCGCGGGTGCTCGACACCGCGGCGCGCCTGGGCGCACGGCACGTGGTGGTGGTCACCGGGCACGGTGCCGACGCGGTCGAGGCGGCCATCGACGCCGAGTTCGCCGGCATGGCGCCCCGGTTCGCGCGCCAGATGCCGCAGCTCGGCACCGGCCATGCGGTGCAGCAGGCCGTGCCCGCGCTGCCCGACGACGGCACCGTGCTGGTGCTGTCGGGCGACGTGCCGCTGATCGGCGAGCCGGCTCTGCGGGCGCTGGTCGCGGCCAGTGGCGGCGAACGGCTGGCGCTCCTCACCATCGAGTTCGAGGACCCGACCGGCTACGGCCGCGTCCTGCGCGATGCGCCCACGGGCCAGGTGCTGGCCATCGTCGAGCAGAAGGACGCCACCGAGGCGCAGCGCGCCGTGCGCGAGGTCTACAGCGGCGTGATGGCCGTGCCGGCCCGGCAGCTCAAGACCTGGCTGGCCCGCCTGGACAACCGCAATGCGCAGGCCGAGTATTACCTCACCGACATCGTCGGCTTCGCGACCACCGACGGCGTGCCGGTGGTCGCCCACCGCATCGACGACCCGGTGCAGGTGGCGGGCGTCAACAGCCCGGCGCAGCTGGCCGCGCTGGAACGCGCGCTGCAGCAGCGCCAGGCCGAGGCGCTGATGGCCGACGGCGTGCGGCTGGCCGACCCGGCGCGCTTCGACCTGCGCGGCACGCTGGCCTGCGGCATGGATGTCGAGATCGACGTCAACTGCGTCTTCGAGGGCGCGGTGGTGCTGGGCGACGGCGTGCGCATCGGCGCGAACTGCGTCATTGCCAACGCGCGCATCGAGGCGGGCGCGGTGATCCATCCCTTCACGCACATCGATGGCGAGAAGGCCGGCGCGACGGTCGGCCCCGATGCGCGGGTCGGCCCCTTCGCCCGGCTGCGGCCCGGTGCCCGACTGGGCGCGGAGGTGCACATCGGCAACTTCGTCGAGGTGAAGAATTCCACCCTGGCCGACGGCGCCAAGGCCAACCACCTGGCCTATCTGGGCGACGCCACGGTGGGCGCGCGGGTCAATTACGGCGCGGGCAGCATCACGGCCAACTACGACGGCGCGAACAAGCACCGCACCGTGATCGAGGACGACGTGCACGTCGGCAGCAACTGCGTGCTGGTGGCGCCGGTGACGATCGGCGCGGGCGGCACCGTCGGCGGTGGCTCGGTCGTGAGCAAGAGCACCGCGCCCGGGGCGCTCACGGTGGCGCGCGCGCGGCAGACCAGCTTCCCGAACTGGCCGCGGCCTCAGAAGAAGCAGGGCTAA
- a CDS encoding Lrp/AsnC family transcriptional regulator, whose protein sequence is MESSSLDTIDLRLLDALQRDASQTNQQLAADHHISPPTCLRRVQRLRAAGLIERQVAILSPDRLAPVLGHGLQALVEVSLDRQDAVALDAFEARAIADDAVQQCWRVSPGPDFVLVVIARDMPGYQALAQRLFTADANVRNVKAFFAVKRAKFDTRLPILPISPTAAP, encoded by the coding sequence GTGGAATCTTCATCACTCGACACCATCGACTTGCGCCTGCTCGACGCCTTACAGCGCGACGCCTCGCAGACGAACCAGCAACTCGCGGCCGACCACCACATCTCGCCACCGACCTGCCTGCGGCGGGTGCAGCGCCTGCGCGCCGCCGGGTTGATCGAACGCCAGGTCGCGATCCTGTCGCCCGACCGGCTGGCGCCGGTGCTCGGTCACGGGCTGCAGGCGCTGGTGGAGGTCTCGCTCGACCGGCAGGATGCCGTCGCGCTGGACGCCTTCGAGGCCCGCGCGATCGCCGACGACGCGGTGCAGCAGTGCTGGCGCGTCTCGCCAGGCCCCGACTTCGTGCTGGTGGTGATCGCGCGCGACATGCCGGGCTACCAGGCGCTGGCGCAGCGCCTCTTCACGGCCGATGCGAACGTGCGCAACGTCAAGGCCTTCTTCGCCGTCAAGCGGGCGAAGTTCGACACCCGGCTGCCGATCCTGCCAATCTCGCCGACAGCGGCGCCTTAG